A single genomic interval of Helianthus annuus cultivar XRQ/B chromosome 13, HanXRQr2.0-SUNRISE, whole genome shotgun sequence harbors:
- the LOC110900167 gene encoding putative disease resistance RPP13-like protein 1, whose amino-acid sequence MAETAASALLSVIFEKLTDEAFKKFARSQKIDSELNELQSTLSHIQDLLTDASEKEITEKSVKKWLNSLQHLAYDIDDVLDDVATEAMRRELTQESGAITSKVRDLIVPTCCTKFSLSQRLHHKLDSINTKLQHLENQKGDLGLIVKNEKPKNNNRGNETSLLESEVVGRESEKEKLLNKLLQDEPCKENFSVLPIVGMGGVGKTTLARFLYNDAQVKGRFELHAWVCVSDDFDISKITKTIFQAVSDENKEFADLNQLQVALKEKLKDKRFLLVLDDVWSENFNDWENLVLPFHSGARGSKVIMTSRKEQLLKMLGFDNLDHLKTLSSEDALSLFALHALGVDNFDLHPTLRPKGERIVEKCGRLPLALKAIGRLLRSKTDEEKWDEVLNSKIWDSKSVGDLSADWKVIFPALMLSYHELSANLKRLFAYCSLFPKDFLFDKKELVLLWLAEGFLYKPNAAKSPERLGYEYFEELLSRSFFQQSPNEELLFVMHDLMNDLATFVAGEFFSRDDNRMATEDLARYRHMSFIRDKYVAYHKFEAFKGAKGLRTLLPVYVGVDQWWDQFYLSSKILVDLLPELPLLRVLSLSRFIISEVPNSIGSLKHLRYLNLSKTDIKELPDNVGNLYNLETLIVFGCESLTKLPKSFLKLKKLRHFDMRDTPCLKKLPLGIGELKSLQTLTKIIIEGNNGFAITEIKGLKDLHGEISIEGLNKVQSSMHAREANLSLKGINKLELEWDDVSGRETLEKEILNELKPHSDKLKMLEVKYYKGIEFPNWVGDPSFHQLVQVSLHGCRKCTSLPPLGQLPSLKELLIQGMDDVKVISLELSRSTDVTFPSLEILRFEDMSSWKVWSTNSEVMFPRLRELRIKNCPKLIDVSLEALPSLRVLRIEGCGESVLRSLVQAASSTTKLKIRSILGVTDEVWRGVMVNFVAVEELCIQICDEIRYLWESDAEASKVLVNLKELKVWKCKNLVSLGEKEEDEDNTGSDLLSSLRKLVIDSCESMERLCCPNSIESLVIERCGSVRDVSLPRATTTGGGGQNLKSLDIWGCGNLKSINQLSNSTHLTSLAIISCPNMELFSDLHQLSNLTSLNIQGCKSIESFSDLELSNLTRLRIEGCESIESFPNLHLPNLTHLWIEGCKNMKAFGDLQLPNLISWRIDNCENLESFPDLQLSNLTMLKHMYIKGCPMIDASFPRGLWPPNLCFLQVGGLKKPISEWGSQNFPASLVDLTLYNEPDVRNFSQLSHLFPSSLTRLWIEMFDNLESLSRGLQHLTSLQHLYIDNCPKVNDLPETLLPSLLSLIIKHNCPKLKERCEGRGSHYWPLISHIPCIYI is encoded by the coding sequence ATGGCTGAAACTGCTGCTTCTGCCCTCCTCAGTGTCATTTTTGAGAAGCTAACCGATGAAGCCTTCAAGAAATTTGCTCGCTCTCAGAAAATTGATTCTGAGCTCAATGAACTGCAGAGCACACTCTCCCATATCCAAGATCTGCTTACTGATGCTTCTGAGAAAGAAATAACCGAAAAATCTGTTAAAAAATGGCTCAACAGTCTCCAACATTTGGCTTACGACATCGACGATGTACTAGATGATGTGGCTACCGAAGCTATGCGTCGTGAGCTGACCCAGGAATCGGGAGCAATCACCAGCAAGGTAAGAGACCTCATAGTCCCAACTTGCTGCACAAAATTCTCACTAAGTCAACGTCTGCATCACAAGTTAGATAGCATCAACACCAAGTTACAACATCTAGAGAACCAAAAGGGCGATCTTGGTTTGATTGTGAAAAATGAAAAGCCAAAAAATAACAATAGAGGAAACGAAACCTCCTTGCTAGAATCTGAAGTTGTTGGGCGAGAAAGTGAGAAAGAAAAATTGCTCAACAAGCTGTTGCAGGATGAGCCATGTAAGGAAAACTTCAGCGTCTTACCCATAGTCGGTATGGGTGGGGTTGGTAAGACCACTCTAGCTAGATTTTTGTACAATGATGCACAAGTGAAGGGTCGGTTTGAACTCCACGCATGGGTTTGTGTCTCTGATGATTTTGATATCTCTAAGATAACCAAAACCATCTTTCAAGCTGTGTCCGACGAAAACAAGGAATTTGCTGATCTAAATCAGCTTCAAGTGGCTCTTAAAGAGAAACTTAAGGACAAGCGATTTCTACTAGTACTAGATGATGTGTGGAGTGAAAACTTCAACGATTGGGAAAACCTAGTGCTCCCATTTCATTCAGGGGCTCGTGGAAGTAAGGTAATCATGACATCTCGCAAGGAGCAATTGCTTAAGATGCTAGGTTTTGATAATCTAGACCATCTTAAGACTTTGTCGAGTGAAGATGCTTTGTCTTTATTTGCTTTACATGCATTGGGTGTAGACAACTTTGATTTGCACCCAACACTCAGACCAAAGGGTGAGCGTATTGTGGAAAAGTGTGGTCGTTTGCCTTTGGCTTTAAAGGCAATTGGAAGGCTATTGAGAAGTAAAACAGATGAAGAAAAATGGGATGAGGTGTTGAATAGTAAGATATGGGATTCAAAAAGTGTTGGTGATCTTTCTGCAGATTGGAAGGTGATTTTTCCTGCCCTTATGTTAAGCTACCATGAACTTTCAGCAAATTTGAAGCGGTTGTTTGCATATTGCTCCTTGTTTCCTAAGGACTTTTTGTTTGACAAAAAAGAGTTAGTCCTGTTGTGGCTGGCCGAAGGGTTTTTGTACAAACCAAATGCAGCCAAGTCACCAGAACGCCTTGGTTATGAATATTTTGAAGAGTTGTTATCAAGGTCATTTTTTCAACAATCACCAAATGAGGAACTGTTATTTGTGATGCATGACCTGATGAATGATTTGGCCACATTTGTTGCCGGAGAGTTCTTTTCAAGGGATGACAATCGGATGGCGACAGAAGATTTAGCAAGGTACCGCCACATGTCATTTATTCGTGATAAATACGTAGCTTACCACAAGTTTGAGGCCTTCAAGGGAGCTAAAGGTTTGAGAACATTGTTACCGGTATATGTTGGGGTGGATCAATGGTGGGACCAGTTCTACTTATCCAGCAAGATTTTGGTTGACTTACTTCCTGAGTTACCGTTATTAAGGGTTCTTAGTTTGAGTCGTTTTATTATAAGTGAGGTACCGAATTCCATTGGTAGTTTGAAGCACCTGAGGTATCTTAATCTATCTAAAACTGATATCAAAGAGTTGCCGGACAATGTTGGTAATCTTTATAATTTAGAAACATTGATAGTTTTTGGATGTGAGAGTTTGACCAAGTTGCCTAAAAGCTTTTTAAAGCTAAAAAAGTTAAGGCATTTTGACATGAGAGATACTCCATGTCTGAAAAAGTTGCCCTTGGGGATTGGTGAGTTGAAAAGCCTAcaaactctcactaaaattatcATTGAAGGAAACAATGGCTTTGCAATTACTGAGATTAAGGGATTAAAGGATCTCCATGGGGAAATTTCCATAGAGGGGTTGAACAAAGTACAAAGCTCAATGCATGCACGAGAGGCGAACTTATCTTTGAAAGGGATTAATAAGTTAGAGTTGGAATGGGATGATGTTTCAGGAAGGGAAACACTTGAGAAGGAGATTCTCAATGAGTTAAAGCCCCATAGTGATAAGTTGAAAATGCTTGAGGTTAAGTATTATAAGGGAATAGAGTTTCCAAATTGGGTTGGGGATCCGTCTTTTCATCAATTGGTTCAGGTGTCGCTACATGGTTGTAGAAAATGTACATCTCTACCGCCACTTGGGCAGCTACCTTCACTTAAGGAGTTGTTGATTCAAGGAATGGATGATGTTAAAGTCATAAGTTTGGAGTTAAGTAGGAGTACTGATGTTACCTTCCCgtcacttgaaattctaaggtttGAAGATATGTCTAGTTGGAAGGTATGGTCAACCAATAGCGAGGTGATGTTTCCACGCCTTCGAGAGCTTCGAATAAAAAATTGTCCAAAATTGATTGATGTCTCACTTGAAGCATTACCTTCACTAAGAGTTTTGAGGATAGAGGGATGTGGTGAAAGTGTGCTGAGAAGTCTGGTTCAAGCAGCTTCATCAACCACTAAATTGAAAATAAGATCAATTTTAGGGGTTACGGATGAGGTGTGGAGAGGTGTCATGGTGAATTTTGTGGCTGTTGAAGAGCTATGCATACAAATATGTGATGAGATAAGATATCTATGGGAATCAGATGCAGAGGCAAGTAAAGTTCTTGTAAATTTAAAGGAATTGAAGGTATGGAAATGTAAAAATTTGGTGAGTTTAGGAGAGAAAGAGGAGGATGAGGATAACACTGGGAGCGACCTCCTATCATCTCTTAGGAAGTTGGTTATAGATTCATGTGAAAGTATGGAGCGTTTGTGTTGTCCAAATAGCATTGAGAGTTTAGTTATCGAAAGGTGTGGTTCAGTTAGAGATGTCTCCTTACCaagagcaacaacaacaggtgGAGGAGGGCAGAATCTCAAGTCACTTGATATATGGGGTTGTGGAAATCTAAAATCAATAAATCAATTGAGTAACTCCACTCACCTCACCTCTTTGGCAATAATTTCTTGTCCAAACATGGAGTTATTTTCTGATCTTCATCAGCTATCAAATCTCACCTCGTTGAATATACAAGGTTGTAAAAGCATAGAGTCATTTTCTGACCTTGAGCTATCAAACCTCACCAGGTTGAGAATAGAAGGTTGTGAAAGCATAGAGTCATTTCCTAACCTCCATCTGCCAAATCTCACACATCTGTGGATAGAAGGTTGCAAAAACATGAAGGCATTTGGTGACCTGCAGCTACCAAATCTAATCAGTTGGAGGATAGACAATTGTGAAAATCTGGAGTCATTTCCTGACCTTCAGCTATCCAATCTcaccatgttaaaacatatgtaCATCAAAGGGTGTCCAATGATTGATGCTTCCTTTCCTCGTGGGCTTTGGCCTCCCAATTTGTGTTTCCTTCAAGTAGGGGGGTTGAAAAAGCCCATCTCAGAATGGGGAAGTCAGAATTTCCCAGCTTCCCTTGTTGACCTAACGTTATATAATGAACCTGATGTGAGGAATTTTAGTCAATTGTCCCACCTTTTCCCTTCTTCTCTTACTAGACTTTGGATAGAAATGTTTGATAACCTggaatcactttcaaggggactCCAACACCTCACATCCCTTCAACATCTGTACATTGACAATTGTCCAAAGGTGAATGATCTACCAGAGACGCTGTTACCTTCACTTTTGAGTTTGATAATAAAGCATAATTGCCCAAAATTGAAAGAAAGGTGTGAAGGAAGAGGCTCCCACTACTGGCCACTCATCTCTCATATCCCCTGCATCTACATATAA